The segment GGTCGATTCTAAGTTAATTAACTCTTGCTTAAGTTTTTATGTTTTTTATTCCGGTCAACGCAATTCTTTCGCTTGCTATTTTCCGTTTGCCGTTTCTGTTTTCCCCATCCCGAAAGTCTATCGTCTTGTCTCTTGAATCTTGAATCTTGATTCTTGACTCTTGACTCTTGCTTCCTGCTTCCTGTCTCTTGTTGCAAAAAAAAATCCCCCCGACACTGCTTTGCCGGAGGGATTTTAGGAATTGAACTATAACTAATTTATATCCTGGACCTGTGGCAATAGTGTGTCTCTGTGTACATCATACACATTCGCATCATTCGACACATCATAGTTTTTATTGCGGGATTAAGTTTCATTTCGTTGTCTGGTTTCTGGTTAGAAGTTCAAGATTCAAAGTTCAAAATTTCTCTTCTCTTTTTTCTCTTCTCTTTTTTCTTTGGTCTTGCCTCTTGCCTCTTGTTTCTTGCCTCTTGCCTCTTGTTTCTTGTTTCTTGTTTCTTGTTTCTCGTGTCTTATCTCCTCCTTCGGCGGCAAAAAAAAAAGCCGCTGCGGTGGCAGCGGCTTTTTGCAAATCTTATAGTTAAAGGTTATGCATTAGTGTCCGCTGCGGAAGTTTCCCACATCATCATACACATATTGCACATTACCTGATACATTTTCTTTTGTTTTGTCTTTCGCAAATGTAAGCACACAATAAATTAGAATCCAAATAAATTTTAATCTTTTTCTTAAAACTTCTTCCAGAGCTACTGATAACGGGCTCTGCTCCTATTTAAAACTTAATATTTCTCTAAAAATATATTCGATCAGAACTCTTCGCACCGATCTTTTAACAATTGCAGGCAAAATTATATTAATGTTTATTAAAGTGAGGGTATATCATTTTTGTTGTACTTATATTGGAAAAAATTGAACAGAAAAACGCAAAATTATTACTTATGAAAAAGATTTTTTTACTATCAATGTTATTTATTTTTGGAGTTACGGGTGTTTCAAATGCACAACTACAGGAAGGAAATTTTATGCTGGGTGCAGATTTAGGTAGTGGCCTTACAAGTACAACCAGTAATGGATTGTTTGGTTTTAATTTAGGACTGAACGATGGAGCTAGGATTACAATATTGGAATTAGCCCCAAAGCAGGGTATTTTTTGAATGACAGTTTCGTCTTAGGTGCAATTGTAAATTTAGGATTTACAAAATCTGCGGAAAATAGTGGCCAATCAACCAAAAGTACAACCTATGGAGTGCAGGCATTCTCACGCTACTATTTATCACCTGAAGATGCTGAACTTGGAGATGAAGTCCCAACAGGACAGTTTTTCATGGAAACAAATGCCTAGTCTTGCAGGAGTAAATGTAACTGGTGGCCCTACAACAAATGGATTTACCTTCGGTTTTGGTCCCGGGTATTCTCTATTTGTTAGTGAAAATGTGGCACTGGAAGCTTCGGCCAAATATAATGGTCTTGTAGGTGCTAGTAACACAGACTACCAAAATTCATTAAGTGTAAACCTGGGTATTCAAATATTCCTTACCCGTTCAGAAGCAAGAGATGCAGTAGAACCTTTCTAATTGTATTAAAAAAGTAATTACGTGAACGAAGCTTTTCTCTGAAATATGAGAAAAGCTTTTTTTTTCGAAGTTTCTCATCATTTAATTAATGGAAATAAGACAGCGAGAGAGAGTCCACGTAAATATTTCCCTGACTTTTTTAAAATCTAGTTAAAGAAGGTGCCTATTGTATCAATTTTTATACATTTGCTACTGATTTATTACAGGGACTAATTTGACTGATTGCAACCCTTAAAAAAGCTAAAGCAGTGAAAACTTCTCTAGCACTTCACGTCAAATAGCCTTTACATTAATTCTTAAAAATTATAAATGGCTTATTTATTTACTTCAGAAAGTGTATCTGAAGGACATCCGGATAAAGTTGCAGACCAAATCAGCGACACTCTTTTAGACAATTTTTTAGCTTTTGATGAAAACTCCAAGGTGGCTTGTGAAACTCTTGTTACTACTTACCAGGTGGTACTCGCAGGAGAAGTAAGGAGTAATACTTACCTGGATGTACAAAACATTGCGCGTGGAGTAATCAATGACATTGGATATACTAAAGGAGCTTATAAATTTAGTGGGGATTCCTGTGGTGTAATTTCACTCATTCACGAACAGAGTCAGGACATCAACCAGGGGGTAGATCGTGGCAGTAAAGAAGAGCAGGGTGCTTAGGTGACCAGGGAATGATGTTTGGTTATGCTACCAGTGAAACTGAAAATTATATGCCACTCGCTCTCGACATTTCTCACAAGATCCTTATTGAACTTGCAAAATTGCGAAGGGAAGGAAAAGATATTTCTTACCTCCGTCCAGATTCAAAGAGCCAGGTAACCATTGAATACAGTGACGACAATGTGCCGCAGAAAATAGTTGCCATTGTAGTCTCTACACAGCACGATGATTTTGATGAGGATGATGACAAAATGCTGGCAAAGATAAAGGAAGATATTATTGGAATTTTAATCCCACGAGTAAAGGAACAACTCCCGGAATACTTACAGAAGTTGTTTAATGATGAAATAACTTACCATATAAATCCAACCGGAAAATTCGTTATTGGCGGACCACACGGCGATGCAGGTTTAACCGGAAGAAAGATTATAGTCGATACTTACGGCGGAAAAGGAGCTCATGGTGGAGGGGCTTTTTCAGGAAAAGATCCCAGTAAAGTAGACCGTTCTGCCGCTTATGCAGCAAGACATATTGCAAAAAATCTAGTTGCTGCCGGGCTTGCCGATGAAATCCTAGTCCAGGTTTCTTATGCCATAGGAGTTGTAAAGCCGACTTCCATTTTTGTAGATACTTTTGGCAAATCCAAAGTAGACCTTTCAAACGGAGAAGTAGCAAAGAAAGTAGCAGAGATTTTTGATATGCGCCCAGCTGCAATTGAAGAACGCTTAAAGCTTAGAAATCCTATTTACAGGAAACCGCTGCTTACGGACATATGGGAAAGGAACCCCGAAAAATTACTAAAATTTTTGAAAGCCCCTACAATGGAAAAATTACAAAGGAAGTAGAATTATTTACCTGGGAAAAACTTGATTACGTAGATAAAGTAAAAGAAGCCTTTAGCTTATAGAATTAAGGCTATAATACAAAAACCCACAGGCTATTATGTCTGTGGGTTTTTTTTCGAAATAGACATTTCGAGATAATTAAATTGTTCTTATACCCTGGAAGATGGCTGACTTATTCTTTTTGCCTTCCCTCCTTTTTCCATAAGTTTCTTGAATTGCTTAAGGTCATTTTTTACAAGCTTTTCGAAGGCTGGATTCAGCAATTTAGCTGCAAAACCTCCTGCGTCACCTGCTGGTGGCCTATAGGTAATTGTAGTTTCTACAATAGTACCTTTTCCTTTAGGATCTATTTCAAATCTTACTTCCCCTGAATTGTCAATTTCTGATCCAGGTAAAGATCTCCACATCAATAAGTGATTGGTTCTTTCCTGAATGATTTCAGCATCCCACTCTATTGTTCCAATTCCACCCGGAATTTTTGCAACCCATTCAGATCTCTTATCTCCGGTTTCCTTTATTTCCTTGATGTGACTCATGAAATTCGGAAGGTTTTCAAGGTTCCTCCAATAAGCATAAAGCTCTTCCCGCGACTTGTTAATAGTTAATTTACTGGTGGCAACTATACTCTTGCTACTGCTCTTTCCTGAACCTTTCATTCCTTTAGCTCCTTTGTAAAGCAAAGCACCGCCTACAACTGCACCTAAAACTCCCAACAAGCCTTTCTTATTCTCTTTCAGGGTCGAGAGGATATCTCCCTGTCCTCCTGAATTTTTTCCGGAATAACTCCTCTTAGTCGCTCCACTTCCGGTTCTTGTAGTACTGGTAGTAGATCCATTCGTCTTCTTTTCATTTTGTGATTCCATATTTTCTTTTTTTAATTTTAAATGCTTTATCTTAAGATACGATTCATCTATCTCCAAAGAAAATTTATCGTACTAAAATTTTGCTAATACTCCTTCCCAATGTCATAAAAATCAAGCATTTCAACCATTTCATAACGATTAAAAAAATCAATTTAAATACTTGGAGTTCCTCCTGTTACCTGCACTGTAGATCCTGTCATATAACTGGACCCTTCCGAAGCAAGTAACACATAAGCCGGAGCGAGTTCTGCAGGTTGTGCTGCCCGTCCAATAGGAGTGTTCTTCCCAAAGGATTTCACCTCCTCCTGTGGCATTGTAGATGGTATTAACGGAGTCCATACT is part of the Antarcticibacterium sp. 1MA-6-2 genome and harbors:
- a CDS encoding SRPBCC family protein, which gives rise to MESQNEKKTNGSTTSTTRTGSGATKRSYSGKNSGGQGDILSTLKENKKGLLGVLGAVVGGALLYKGAKGMKGSGKSSSKSIVATSKLTINKSREELYAYWRNLENLPNFMSHIKEIKETGDKRSEWVAKIPGGIGTIEWDAEIIQERTNHLLMWRSLPGSEIDNSGEVRFEIDPKGKGTIVETTITYRPPAGDAGGFAAKLLNPAFEKLVKNDLKQFKKLMEKGGKAKRISQPSSRV